A portion of the Thalassotalea sp. LPB0316 genome contains these proteins:
- the dnaG gene encoding DNA primase, producing MAGLIPRQFIDDLLARTDIVELVDARVPLKKAGKNYQACCPFHTEKSPSFTVSQDKQFYHCFGCGAHGNAISFIMEFDRLEFVDAIEELAAFHALDVPREESHKSPEQQRKEIQAAQQRKDDYELMAQISRFYQQQLKVAEDKDVAIDYLKGRGLTGEVVKQFGIGYISDQWDGMMKVFGQSKSASQQLVDLGMAIQGDKQRPYDRFRGRIMFPIRDKRGRHIGFGGRVLGDGTPKYLNSPETRIYHKGHELYGLYEAKLANKNLEKLVVVEGYMDVVALAQHGVDYAVASLGTATTFEQLQTMFRTVKEVICCYDGDRAGRDAAWRAMENALPLIRDGYTLKFIFLPDGEDPDTMVREKGKDAFEQLLSQATPLSKFLFEHLLSRVDINSLEGKSALVEMFQPYFDKLPESVLKDSMMTELANKFGAGHEKQLQRLASANQSPAQQVAQQKPTKATPTRLAIAILLEQPSLASKMPNPHLLSHINMPGIPLLNEMIHLAIERPQMTSAQLIEYFRGRPEEQQLAKLACWQHGVMSENAEEFFLDTVEKLFNSFIEQRTEALLQKARIGEINLQEKQELQALLNQG from the coding sequence ATGGCCGGCTTGATCCCACGACAATTTATCGATGACTTATTAGCTAGAACAGATATTGTTGAACTTGTTGATGCTCGTGTGCCACTAAAAAAAGCTGGCAAAAACTACCAAGCGTGCTGCCCGTTTCACACAGAAAAATCTCCATCATTTACCGTTAGCCAAGACAAACAGTTCTATCACTGCTTCGGTTGTGGCGCACACGGTAACGCGATTTCTTTTATCATGGAATTTGATCGCCTTGAATTTGTTGACGCGATTGAAGAGTTAGCCGCTTTTCACGCGCTAGATGTACCGCGTGAAGAATCGCACAAATCACCAGAGCAACAGCGTAAGGAAATCCAAGCAGCGCAACAGCGTAAAGACGATTACGAATTAATGGCGCAAATTAGTCGTTTTTATCAACAGCAATTAAAAGTCGCCGAAGATAAAGATGTCGCTATAGATTATTTAAAAGGCCGTGGCTTAACCGGTGAAGTCGTTAAACAATTTGGCATTGGTTATATTTCTGATCAATGGGACGGCATGATGAAAGTCTTTGGACAATCGAAATCAGCAAGCCAACAACTCGTTGATTTAGGTATGGCCATTCAAGGCGATAAACAGCGGCCATACGACCGATTTCGCGGTCGTATCATGTTCCCAATTCGCGATAAACGTGGTCGACACATCGGCTTTGGTGGCCGAGTGTTAGGCGATGGCACACCGAAATACCTCAATTCGCCAGAAACCCGAATTTACCACAAAGGCCATGAGCTTTATGGTTTATACGAAGCCAAACTGGCGAATAAAAACCTCGAAAAACTGGTGGTGGTTGAAGGTTACATGGATGTTGTTGCACTTGCACAGCATGGTGTTGACTACGCAGTCGCCTCATTAGGTACAGCAACAACGTTCGAACAACTACAAACCATGTTTCGAACGGTGAAGGAAGTTATCTGTTGTTACGACGGTGACCGCGCTGGGCGCGATGCCGCTTGGCGCGCGATGGAAAACGCCCTGCCATTAATTCGCGATGGTTACACACTCAAATTTATCTTTTTACCTGATGGAGAAGATCCCGACACTATGGTCAGGGAAAAGGGCAAAGACGCCTTTGAACAACTACTATCACAAGCAACGCCTTTATCTAAGTTTCTATTTGAGCACCTCTTATCACGGGTCGATATCAACTCCTTAGAAGGTAAATCGGCACTTGTCGAAATGTTCCAACCGTATTTTGATAAATTGCCCGAAAGTGTCTTAAAAGATTCGATGATGACTGAGTTAGCCAATAAATTTGGCGCGGGTCACGAAAAACAACTACAGCGCTTAGCAAGCGCAAATCAATCACCGGCACAACAAGTCGCGCAACAAAAACCGACGAAAGCAACCCCTACTCGCTTAGCAATTGCCATACTACTTGAACAGCCAAGCTTAGCGAGCAAGATGCCAAACCCGCATTTGTTATCGCATATCAATATGCCGGGTATTCCACTGCTTAATGAAATGATCCATTTAGCGATTGAACGCCCACAAATGACTAGCGCACAATTGATCGAATACTTTCGAGGCCGTCCAGAAGAACAACAATTGGCTAAGCTAGCCTGTTGGCAACACGGCGTAATGAGCGAAAACGCCGAAGAATTTTTTCTAGATACCGTAGAAAAATTATTTAATAGCTTTATTGAACAGCGTACCGAAGCGCTCCTCCAAAAAGCCCGAATTGGCGAAATAAACTTACAAGAAAAACAAGAACTTCAGGCTTTACTTAATCAAGGTTAA
- a CDS encoding undecaprenyl-diphosphate phosphatase: MTTLEVFLLALIQGLTEFLPISSSAHLILPSQLLGWVDQGMGFDVAVHVGSLVAVCLYFRKEIRDILVAWYATLTPNKEDDARLTAEEKLNGRLAWWIIFATIPAGAFGYLGADFIDANLRSALVIAITTIVFGLLLGFVDIKAQQNVPLEEFTFKKAMIIGFAQALAIIPGTSRSGITMTAGLMLGLSRENAARFSFLMSIPAIAMAGGYMTLKLIMGNEAVDWSAMGMGAIVAFISAYACIHYFLILVNKIGMMPFVIYRLALGGVLLWFVYQ, from the coding sequence ATGACCACTTTAGAAGTATTTTTATTAGCATTAATCCAAGGCTTAACAGAGTTCTTACCTATATCGAGCTCAGCGCACCTTATATTGCCCTCACAACTACTCGGCTGGGTTGATCAAGGGATGGGCTTTGATGTCGCGGTTCACGTTGGCTCATTAGTGGCTGTTTGTTTGTATTTTCGCAAGGAAATCCGTGACATTTTAGTTGCATGGTACGCAACGCTAACGCCAAATAAAGAAGATGATGCACGATTAACAGCTGAAGAGAAACTCAATGGTCGGCTGGCATGGTGGATTATTTTTGCCACGATCCCCGCCGGTGCTTTTGGCTATTTAGGCGCTGATTTTATTGATGCCAATCTTCGCTCGGCATTAGTGATCGCGATTACCACGATTGTATTCGGTTTATTATTGGGTTTTGTTGATATTAAAGCGCAACAAAATGTCCCATTAGAAGAGTTCACCTTCAAAAAAGCGATGATCATTGGTTTTGCTCAAGCCCTTGCTATTATTCCGGGCACATCGCGTTCAGGTATTACCATGACCGCGGGTTTAATGCTTGGCTTAAGTCGTGAAAATGCCGCTAGATTTTCATTTTTAATGTCAATTCCTGCGATAGCTATGGCCGGTGGTTATATGACACTAAAGCTTATTATGGGTAATGAAGCGGTCGACTGGAGCGCAATGGGGATGGGGGCAATTGTCGCCTTTATTAGTGCGTATGCGTGTATTCACTACTTTTTAATCTTGGTGAACAAAATCGGTATGATGCCATTTGTTATTTACCGCCTTGCTTTAGGTGGCGTGTTACTATGGTTTGTTTACCAATAA
- the rpsU gene encoding 30S ribosomal protein S21 has product MPVIKVRENEPFDVALRRFKRSCEKAGILSEVRRRESYEKPTWERKRKKAAAVKRHAKKVSRENARRVRMY; this is encoded by the coding sequence ATGCCAGTAATTAAAGTAAGAGAAAACGAACCATTTGACGTAGCATTACGTCGTTTCAAACGTTCATGTGAAAAAGCAGGTATTCTTTCAGAAGTACGCCGTCGCGAGTCATATGAAAAACCAACTTGGGAACGCAAGCGCAAGAAAGCAGCAGCTGTTAAGCGCCATGCTAAGAAAGTTTCAAGAGAAAACGCACGTCGCGTTCGTATGTACTAA
- a CDS encoding acyl-CoA dehydrogenase family protein, whose translation MDFSLTEEQLMIQDMAKKFAETELAPIAASLDEGKKHDQFLANLTQLAELGFMGMNVKAEYGGVESGTVAFSLVITELAKACASTAVTTSVTNMVAEVIQAVGTEEQKEKHLTKICSGEYKAGGFCLTEPSAGSDPAGMKATAIKDGDEYILNGSKIYITSGTYAGVFVVWAVTDPSAPKGKGISCFLVEANTPGLNIGKLEDKMGQKASHTTEVHFDNCRIPASNLMGQENKGFAIAVGELAGGRIGVGSLALGIGMAAMDYARQFITEREQFGQPLSNFQGLQWMMADRYTDLEAARLLLMQAACDKDAGKNFSKAASMAKLFASEKANIACYDALQMLGGAGYIKEYPVERMARDVRITSIYEGTSEVQRIIIARELLREIA comes from the coding sequence ATGGATTTTTCATTAACAGAAGAACAATTGATGATCCAAGATATGGCCAAGAAGTTTGCTGAAACTGAGCTTGCGCCAATTGCTGCGTCATTAGACGAAGGTAAGAAGCACGATCAATTTTTAGCTAACTTAACTCAACTGGCTGAGTTGGGCTTTATGGGGATGAATGTTAAGGCAGAATATGGTGGTGTTGAATCTGGTACTGTCGCTTTTAGCCTAGTTATCACTGAATTGGCTAAAGCTTGTGCTTCAACAGCCGTTACGACTTCGGTAACGAATATGGTAGCAGAAGTTATTCAAGCCGTCGGTACGGAAGAGCAAAAAGAAAAACACTTAACTAAAATATGCAGTGGAGAATACAAAGCTGGCGGTTTTTGTTTAACGGAGCCAAGTGCGGGATCAGATCCGGCAGGCATGAAAGCAACTGCGATTAAAGATGGCGATGAATACATCCTTAATGGCAGTAAAATTTACATTACTTCGGGGACATACGCTGGTGTATTTGTGGTGTGGGCGGTAACCGATCCGAGCGCACCAAAAGGTAAGGGGATTTCTTGTTTCTTAGTCGAAGCAAATACGCCAGGCTTAAACATTGGCAAGCTTGAAGACAAAATGGGACAAAAAGCTTCGCACACTACAGAAGTGCACTTTGATAATTGTCGTATTCCTGCCAGTAACTTAATGGGCCAGGAAAATAAAGGATTTGCTATTGCCGTTGGTGAATTAGCGGGTGGTCGTATTGGTGTCGGCTCTTTGGCACTGGGCATTGGCATGGCAGCGATGGATTATGCTCGTCAATTTATCACTGAGCGCGAGCAGTTTGGTCAGCCATTATCTAACTTCCAAGGGTTGCAGTGGATGATGGCAGATCGCTACACAGATCTAGAAGCGGCTCGTTTACTACTGATGCAAGCCGCGTGTGATAAAGATGCGGGTAAAAACTTCTCTAAAGCGGCGTCTATGGCTAAGCTGTTTGCGTCTGAGAAAGCCAATATTGCTTGTTATGACGCGCTTCAGATGCTCGGTGGAGCAGGTTATATTAAAGAGTACCCAGTTGAGCGCATGGCAAGAGATGTTAGGATCACCTCGATTTACGAAGGTACGAGTGAAGTTCAACGCATAATTATTGCCCGCGAGTTACTCAGAGAAATCGCTTAA
- the rpoD gene encoding RNA polymerase sigma factor RpoD, producing MCSQQGGHSSMDQAPQSRLKELITKGKEQGYLTFSEVNDHLPQDIIDSDQVEDIIRMINDMGIQVFENAPDTDTLMMSEANTDEDAAEAAAQALATVESEIGRTTDPVRMYMREMGTVELLTRKGEIVIAKRIEEGIKEVQRSVAEYPPAINFLLEQWDNFEAEEGRLSDIIVGFLDPDAEEDDVAAAATHIGSELSDEELEDEDSDLESDDDSEDEEAEDTGPDPEVAREKFTLLREKYEAANKIISDKGRDHADAQTAIDELADVFKEFRIVPKVFDRLVKNMREVMDRLRVQERLIMKHCVVGAGMPKATFIKVFPGNETSLAWFEAQKASGEPYAKKLSDVELDVERCVQKLSMLEKETFLNVHGIKDINRRMSIGEAKARRAKKEMVEANLRLVISIAKKYTNRGLQFLDLIQEGNIGLMKAVDKFEYRRGYKFSTYATWWIRQAITRSIADQARTIRIPVHMIETINKLNRISRQMLQEMGREPTPEELAERMVMPEDKIRKVLKIAKEPISMETPIGDDEDSHLGDFIQDESGELPVDSATSENLKNATHEVLAGLTAREAKVLRMRFGIDMNTDHTLEEVGKQFDVTRERIRQIEAKALRKLRHPSRSEQLKSFLDGE from the coding sequence ATTTGCAGCCAACAAGGTGGACACTCGTCAATGGATCAAGCCCCACAATCTAGACTTAAAGAGTTAATTACCAAAGGTAAAGAACAAGGTTATTTAACTTTTTCTGAAGTTAACGATCACCTGCCACAAGACATTATTGACTCAGATCAGGTTGAAGATATCATCCGTATGATCAACGACATGGGTATTCAAGTATTTGAAAATGCACCGGATACCGACACGTTAATGATGTCAGAAGCAAACACTGATGAAGACGCTGCAGAAGCAGCGGCACAAGCATTAGCAACCGTAGAAAGCGAAATTGGTCGCACGACTGACCCAGTGCGTATGTACATGCGTGAAATGGGAACCGTGGAACTTCTTACCCGCAAAGGCGAAATTGTTATCGCTAAGCGTATCGAAGAAGGTATCAAAGAAGTTCAACGCAGTGTTGCAGAGTACCCACCAGCAATCAACTTCTTACTTGAGCAATGGGATAACTTCGAAGCAGAAGAAGGCCGTTTAAGCGATATTATCGTAGGCTTTTTAGATCCAGATGCAGAAGAAGATGATGTAGCAGCTGCAGCCACTCACATTGGTTCAGAACTGTCAGACGAAGAGTTAGAGGACGAAGATTCAGATTTAGAATCAGACGATGACTCTGAAGACGAAGAAGCTGAAGACACCGGCCCAGACCCAGAAGTCGCACGTGAAAAGTTCACGCTATTACGTGAAAAGTATGAAGCGGCTAACAAAATCATTTCAGACAAAGGCCGTGATCATGCTGACGCACAAACAGCAATAGATGAACTAGCCGACGTTTTTAAAGAATTCCGCATTGTGCCAAAAGTGTTTGATCGCTTAGTGAAAAACATGCGTGAAGTGATGGACCGTTTACGTGTTCAAGAACGCTTAATCATGAAGCACTGTGTGGTTGGCGCAGGTATGCCAAAAGCAACCTTTATCAAAGTTTTCCCTGGCAATGAAACCAGCTTAGCATGGTTTGAAGCACAAAAAGCCTCGGGCGAACCTTATGCTAAAAAATTATCAGATGTTGAATTAGACGTAGAGCGTTGCGTACAAAAACTTTCAATGTTAGAAAAAGAAACTTTCTTAAATGTACACGGTATTAAAGACATTAACCGTCGTATGTCGATTGGTGAAGCAAAAGCCCGCCGTGCGAAGAAAGAAATGGTTGAAGCGAACTTACGTCTAGTAATTTCAATTGCCAAAAAATACACCAATCGTGGTTTGCAATTCTTGGACTTAATCCAAGAAGGTAACATCGGCTTAATGAAAGCGGTAGATAAGTTCGAATACCGCCGTGGTTACAAGTTCTCAACTTACGCAACATGGTGGATTCGCCAAGCGATCACCCGTTCAATTGCCGACCAAGCACGTACTATTCGTATCCCAGTACACATGATTGAGACGATTAACAAGCTTAACCGTATCTCTCGTCAAATGTTACAGGAAATGGGTCGTGAACCAACGCCTGAAGAATTAGCAGAGCGCATGGTAATGCCGGAAGATAAAATCCGTAAGGTATTGAAAATTGCTAAAGAGCCGATCTCAATGGAAACGCCAATTGGTGACGATGAAGATTCGCACTTAGGTGATTTCATTCAAGATGAAAGCGGTGAATTACCTGTTGATTCAGCGACATCTGAAAACCTTAAAAACGCTACTCACGAAGTATTAGCTGGCTTAACAGCTCGTGAAGCCAAAGTATTGCGCATGCGCTTTGGTATCGATATGAATACGGACCACACGTTAGAAGAAGTGGGTAAGCAGTTTGACGTTACCCGTGAGCGTATTCGTCAAATAGAAGCTAAAGCGTTGCGTAAATTACGCCACCCTTCTCGCTCAGAGCAACTTAAGAGCTTCCTAGATGGTGAGTAA
- the tsaD gene encoding tRNA (adenosine(37)-N6)-threonylcarbamoyltransferase complex transferase subunit TsaD, with product MRILGIETSCDETGIAIYDEEQGILSHRLYSQIKVHADYGGVVPELASRDHVRKTIPLVKEVLAEAGLTSKDLDGVAYTAGPGLVGALLVGCSIGRSLAYGWDLPAVPVHHMEGHLLAPMLEDDVPEFPFVALLVSGGHTMLVRVDGIGEYELLGESVDDAAGEAFDKTAKLLGLDYPGGPVLAKMAQNGTPGRFKFPRPMTDRPGLDFSFSGLKTFAANTIAKEEQTEQTKADIAYAFQEAVVDTLAIKCKRALTQCGLNRLVIAGGVSANTSLREKLDQMTAKLGGKVFYPRPEFCTDNGAMIAYAGMQRLKAGVFADLTFKATPRWPLDTLPPV from the coding sequence ATGCGAATTTTGGGTATCGAAACTTCATGTGACGAAACTGGTATTGCTATTTACGACGAAGAGCAGGGCATTTTGTCTCATCGCTTGTATAGTCAAATCAAAGTACACGCCGATTATGGTGGTGTTGTACCTGAACTAGCATCGCGTGATCACGTTCGCAAAACTATTCCGCTTGTTAAAGAAGTGTTGGCTGAAGCTGGTTTAACATCAAAAGATCTCGATGGCGTAGCTTATACAGCTGGTCCGGGTTTAGTTGGTGCGTTATTAGTCGGCTGTTCTATTGGCCGCAGCTTAGCCTATGGTTGGGATTTACCTGCGGTACCTGTTCATCATATGGAAGGGCATTTACTAGCGCCGATGTTAGAAGATGATGTGCCAGAGTTTCCGTTTGTCGCTTTGCTGGTTTCAGGCGGCCATACCATGTTAGTGCGGGTTGATGGTATTGGTGAATATGAGCTACTCGGTGAATCGGTTGATGATGCAGCAGGCGAAGCGTTTGACAAAACGGCTAAACTGCTAGGTCTGGATTACCCTGGCGGTCCAGTGCTTGCTAAAATGGCACAAAACGGTACACCGGGGCGGTTTAAATTTCCACGTCCGATGACTGACAGGCCCGGCCTTGATTTTAGTTTTTCTGGCTTAAAAACCTTCGCTGCCAATACCATCGCTAAGGAAGAGCAAACAGAACAAACCAAAGCTGATATTGCCTATGCATTCCAAGAGGCTGTTGTTGATACATTAGCGATAAAGTGTAAGCGAGCACTTACACAGTGTGGTTTAAATCGATTAGTTATAGCCGGCGGTGTAAGTGCGAATACTTCGCTTCGTGAAAAGCTTGATCAGATGACCGCTAAACTTGGCGGTAAAGTGTTTTATCCGCGACCAGAGTTTTGCACCGATAACGGTGCCATGATCGCTTATGCAGGTATGCAACGTTTAAAAGCCGGTGTGTTTGCCGATTTAACCTTTAAAGCAACGCCGCGTTGGCCATTAGATACCTTACCACCGGTTTAA
- a CDS encoding GatB/YqeY domain-containing protein has product MSLLDKLKDEMKVAMRAKDKDRLGVIRMAISAIKQAEIDNKTELDDNGIIGVLTKMVKQRKDSIAMYLDGGREELAAKEAAEVKALEDFLPQPLTDDEIATMISDAIAQSGAASMADMGKVMGILKPAMQGKADLGAVSGKVRAALNN; this is encoded by the coding sequence ATGTCTCTGCTAGATAAGCTCAAAGACGAAATGAAAGTCGCTATGCGTGCCAAAGACAAAGACCGTCTTGGCGTTATTCGCATGGCGATTTCTGCTATTAAGCAGGCTGAAATCGATAACAAAACCGAACTTGATGATAACGGCATTATTGGCGTGTTAACCAAAATGGTTAAACAACGCAAAGACTCAATTGCTATGTATCTTGATGGTGGTCGTGAAGAACTGGCAGCAAAAGAAGCTGCTGAAGTGAAAGCACTAGAAGATTTCTTACCACAACCTTTAACTGATGACGAAATCGCCACAATGATTTCTGATGCAATTGCACAATCTGGCGCTGCCTCTATGGCAGACATGGGTAAAGTAATGGGTATACTTAAACCAGCAATGCAAGGCAAAGCAGATTTAGGCGCCGTAAGCGGTAAAGTCAGAGCAGCCTTAAACAACTAA
- the plsY gene encoding glycerol-3-phosphate 1-O-acyltransferase PlsY, translating to MITIIMSVLAYLLASISSAILICQMLNLPDPRTTGSENPGATNVLRISNKPTAAMVLLFDVLKGTIPVWSGYFIGLEPVYLGVIAVAACLGHMYPIFFDFKGGKAVATAFGVLLPIGYDLAGLLILTWFFVVKQTRYSSLAAIVTVTLAPIYTYLLKPIYVYPVLMISGLIIFRHKSNIIRLIKGTEPKVDKSPKDDDLGAG from the coding sequence CTGATAACGATTATTATGTCTGTCCTCGCCTATTTACTCGCTTCGATCTCTAGTGCCATTCTGATCTGCCAAATGCTCAACCTACCTGATCCAAGAACGACAGGTTCAGAAAACCCAGGCGCGACCAACGTACTGCGAATAAGCAATAAGCCGACTGCAGCCATGGTGCTACTGTTTGATGTCCTTAAAGGAACAATCCCTGTATGGAGCGGTTACTTTATCGGATTAGAGCCGGTTTACCTCGGCGTGATCGCTGTTGCCGCGTGTTTGGGGCATATGTACCCGATATTTTTTGATTTCAAAGGTGGTAAAGCGGTAGCTACGGCCTTTGGTGTGCTATTACCCATTGGCTACGATTTAGCAGGCTTGCTAATTTTGACATGGTTCTTTGTTGTTAAACAAACCCGTTATTCAAGTTTAGCCGCTATTGTCACAGTAACACTCGCTCCGATTTATACCTATTTACTCAAGCCCATATATGTCTACCCTGTGTTAATGATTTCTGGCCTGATTATCTTTCGCCACAAAAGTAACATTATTAGGTTGATAAAAGGCACAGAGCCGAAAGTCGATAAATCACCAAAAGACGATGATTTAGGCGCAGGTTAA
- the folK gene encoding 2-amino-4-hydroxy-6-hydroxymethyldihydropteridine diphosphokinase has translation MAQIYISIGSNIDKEINLIKGLEALKKTFGALTLSSLFESESIGFDGPVFYNMVIGASTHLPLDVLAKKLRDIEYAHGRDFNAIKNSPRTLDLDLLLYDDLVVEQPVQLPRDEITKNAFVLWPLAELAPDEIHPVLKQSYQQLWQGYDKTTQQLRKVPLNWQ, from the coding sequence ATGGCACAGATTTATATTTCTATCGGCTCTAACATTGATAAAGAAATCAATCTGATTAAGGGGTTGGAGGCGCTTAAAAAGACCTTTGGTGCGTTGACTTTATCATCGTTATTTGAAAGCGAGTCGATTGGTTTTGACGGTCCAGTTTTTTATAATATGGTTATAGGTGCGAGTACTCACTTACCGCTTGATGTGCTTGCCAAAAAGTTGCGCGATATAGAATATGCCCATGGTAGAGATTTCAATGCGATTAAAAACAGCCCTAGAACGCTTGATCTTGACCTACTGCTTTACGATGATCTTGTCGTCGAACAGCCCGTTCAATTGCCACGAGATGAAATAACCAAAAATGCTTTTGTTCTTTGGCCTCTCGCCGAACTCGCGCCAGATGAAATACACCCAGTGCTCAAGCAAAGTTACCAACAACTTTGGCAAGGCTACGACAAAACAACACAACAACTAAGGAAAGTGCCACTTAATTGGCAATAA
- the folB gene encoding dihydroneopterin aldolase, giving the protein MDKVFISGLSIQTTIGFYQWEKEIKQTLVFDLELGWYIKPAAENDELDKTLDYAGISIEIERFANENPVDLLETLAHRTAEHLMHKYGIEWLRMKLHKPHAVHNAQSVGVEIERTMASIT; this is encoded by the coding sequence ATGGATAAAGTTTTTATTTCAGGGTTATCAATTCAAACAACCATAGGTTTTTATCAGTGGGAAAAGGAAATCAAGCAAACATTAGTGTTTGATCTTGAACTCGGTTGGTATATTAAGCCAGCAGCGGAAAATGATGAGTTGGATAAAACCTTAGATTACGCAGGAATTTCAATAGAAATTGAGCGCTTTGCTAATGAAAATCCCGTCGACTTATTAGAAACCTTAGCGCACCGCACCGCTGAACATTTAATGCATAAATACGGTATTGAATGGTTGCGCATGAAGCTACACAAACCTCATGCGGTTCACAACGCACAAAGTGTCGGGGTAGAAATAGAAAGAACAATGGCTTCAATTACATAA